GTTTAAGGATAAAGGTATAATTTCGATTATAGGAAAAAATGGAAGTGGAAAGACTACATTTCTTAAAATTTTATCCGGAATAATACAACCAGATAAAGGATATGTAAAACTTGACGGTAGAGATATTACTAATTTACCTATAAACAAAAGAAATATTATCCTAATAAACCAAGAAACATATATACCTAATTTTAATGTTAAGAAACATCTCATTTGGGGGGCAAAGATTAGAAAAATAAAAGTTGATGAAAAAGAGATTATCGAAATTGCTAAGATGTTAGACGTACCAATTAATGAAAATAAAAAAGTAGGACAATTGAGTCTTGGTAATAAAGAAAAGGTTTCTCTTGCAACTGCTATTATAGCTAGGCCTAGGGTTATATTGGTAGACGAAGGCTTT
The sequence above is drawn from the Sulfurisphaera tokodaii str. 7 genome and encodes:
- a CDS encoding ATP-binding cassette domain-containing protein — its product is MLEAEVEKRYSSFVLSIQFKDKGIISIIGKNGSGKTTFLKILSGIIQPDKGYVKLDGRDITNLPINKRNIILINQETYIPNFNVKKHLIWGAKIRKIKVDEKEIIEIAKMLDVPINENKKVGQLSLGNKEKVSLATAIIARPRVILVDEGFSNINNKRNFIENYINLARMYRIDIIYVTQDIEDTKLAEKTYMMENGSLKLIH